From the Candidatus Alcyoniella australis genome, the window CCGACGAATCCGGTGACCCGCGGCGTCGACTTGACCAAGTGCCAGGTGTCGTCGTTGAGCTCCATTTTCACCAGAATGTAGCCCGGGAAGAACTTGCGCCTGATCGTCCGCTTAGCCGAACGCTCCCCCTCGACCACCTTCTCGGTGGGAATCAGCACTTCTTCGAGCATCTCCAGGCAACCGGCGTTTTTGAAACGCTCCTCCAAAGCCAGTTTGGCTTTCTTCTCGTACCCGGAGTAGGTATGAACTACGTACCAGTGTTTGGCCATTGTCCTGTCCGCGATGTCAGCCATTGCTCAACACGAGGCCGAGCAATGAGCTGATCAGCGAGTCGCTGAGGAAGAAAAACAGGGCGAAGATCCCGGTCACGCCGATCAGCACCCAAGTGCTGGCCACGGTCTCCTGCCTGGTGGGCCAGGACACCTTTTTCAGCTCGATCCAGACCTCGCGTAAGAACTGGCGCGACTTGGCGATCATTGCTAGCTGCTCCCTCTCGATAAAAATAACTGGCAGGCCAGGAGGGAATCGAACCCCCAACA encodes:
- the secE gene encoding preprotein translocase subunit SecE, with the translated sequence MIAKSRQFLREVWIELKKVSWPTRQETVASTWVLIGVTGIFALFFFLSDSLISSLLGLVLSNG
- the nusG gene encoding transcription termination/antitermination protein NusG produces the protein MAKHWYVVHTYSGYEKKAKLALEERFKNAGCLEMLEEVLIPTEKVVEGERSAKRTIRRKFFPGYILVKMELNDDTWHLVKSTPRVTGFVGGAHNPPTVSDEEVQKIVSQISEGTLKSPSRIEFEKGETIRVKHGPFATFQGIVDDVNADKGKLKVMISIFGRLTPVELEFKQVEKT